The nucleotide sequence AAGGGCGCCTCAAGACTGGAGGGAATCCGTCAAAGAACTCGTGGCACATGAGGGTTTCGAGCGGATGAATCCATTGGAAACAATCCATCTCGCACGCCTGGTGAACGAACTCGGAGGCAAAACGGTGGTCGAGGAAATGGCGTGCAAGGAAGAAAACGAGTCGGAGATCCGGAACCTGCTGCGGGAGCATTTCGGACTGCCTGGAATATCCATCAAGCGCATCCGGCCATTTTCCGGACCGTCGATCGAGCCTGCTTGGGAGGTCCCGGTGGAGGAGCCCACGACCTCACTGGCATTGAGTCCGGACGGCAGATGGCTGGCCGTCGCGGAACGCACCGGGCGCGTGCGGGTTCACGACGCGACGGATGGCAAGGTGGTCGGGGAAACCAAGGTTGCGGGAGAGGGTCCCATGGTGAGCTTCCGGATTTCTGATGGAGCACTTTTGATACGGAATCCGAACGGATCCTTGATGAGCACATTGCAGGTTGATCCGGTGAAACTCTTGCAAACGGTGAAATTGAACGGGATGCCGCTGGACGAATCCGTGATCGATGCGAAGGGCAGATGGCTGGCCAGCAGGGAAGCCAACGATATCGGAATCTCGGTATGGGACCTGGAGAACAAGGCGCTGGCGTGGAACAAGAAGATGCCGATCCGTGGACTGGGGATGATTTCCATGGCTGACGACGGATCCCGGTTTGCGGTATCCGACGGATTCAACCGGCTGATCCACTTGTTCGAGCCGGGAAATGGCACACCGGTGGCGGTGCTGCGGGGGCATTCCGATGTACCTCAACAGGCGGCGTTTTCACCTGACGGCAAGTGGCTGGTAACCGTCGGCGAGGAGACGAGAGTGTTGTTGTGGGATGCCCGGACCGGTCAGTCTCTCGACGGATGGGTCAATACAACATCCCATGCGGCAGCCGTGGAATTCTCGCCGGATTCAGCATCGTTTTACCTCGAAGGCGGTATGGATCAAATCGCACGGGTGGATGTGAAAAGCGGCATTTCAAGCAAGTCATTGACGTATACAGGCAATTGGGTGTCCTCAATGGTCGCGGTAGAGGACGGGCTGTTCGCATTGATCGGAAAACCCGGCTCAGTCCGTGGGTATGGCTCGCTGGTCCGCTGGCGGTTCAGCGGGAAACAGGCGTTGCCTCCTTCCAGATAAACGGAAACTCACTCCTTCAACGCCACGAAAATTCCCTCGAATCCGACACACGTTTCGCCACCTTCCTCGATGGTGACGTGGAGCCGGATGCGGGCTTTGCCTTTTTTCCCGAACCGGTTTTTGAAAGCGGCAAAAGTTGTTTCATCCGGGCATCTCGCGATCGCCCGGATATCCCCATGCACCGGACACAGGTATTCGACGGAGCTGCTTTTCACAACGATGTGGCAGTTCCGGTCATCCAACAGCATCCACAACACGCCGTAGCCCGCGAGCGTGGCGATGGAACTGAGACTGCCGCCAAACGCCGTGCCGAGGTGGTTGTGATTCACCGCCAGTGGCGCGGTCAGGATCAAGGCCTCCGCATCGAACCGTTCCACGGCAACGCCCATCGCCCGGGTGATGGGGATCTGCGCGTGGAAAAACGCTTCGGTTTCGCGGCGGAGTGTTTCGTTGGACATGGAAATTGGAGCGCGGAATTCATTCCGCACGAGTTCCGGAAAAGCATACGCTTCCCCGGCTCACACGAAAACGGCGGCTGAAAATTTCCCACGAACTCCAAAAGAGGAGACACGACCAGGATGGATCCGGTGCGGGGCTATTGAATCGGGAGGAGAGTCCCCGGTTCGCGCGGAATGAATTCCGCGCTCCCGGTGGCGGGTCACGCCTTGGCTTCCGTCGCGAGCTTCGGATCCTTGTAGGTGGACTGGACGTAAACCTCGCGCAGCAGCTTGTGCTCGATGGTGCACGGGCTTTGCGCCATGAGATCGGCTCCCTTGTTGTTTTTCGGGAAGGCGATGACCTCACGGATGCTGTCCTCACCGGCGACAAGCATCGCGATGCGGTCGAGACCGAGTGCGAGACCACCGTGCGGCGGCGCGCCGAAGCGGAAGGCGTCGAGCAAGTGGCCGAACTTGACCTGCTGCTCCTCGGGACCGACGCCGAGCACGCTGAACATCTTCGACTGCAAGTCCTTTTCGTGAATCCGGATGGAGCCACCGCCGAGTTCGTAACCGTTGAGCACGACGTCGTAGGCCACGGCACGGACATTGGCATAGTCGCCAGCGTCGAGCTTTTCGATGTCGTCCGGATGCGGACGGGTGAAGGGGTGGTGAACGGCAACCCAGTGGCCGGACTCCTCGTCGTGGGCGAGCAATGGGAAATCCACCACCCAGAGGAAGTTGAACTTCGTCGGGTCGTTGTTGAGCTCCATCATCACGGCGCACTCGGTGCGGACACGACCTAGAATCGTGCTCACGCTCTCACGCGAACCTGCGGCGAAGAAGACGATGTCGCCATCGGCCAGATCAAGCTTGGCGATGACCGCTTCCTTCTCGGAATCGGTGAAGATTTTCCAGAGCGGGCTCTTGTATTCGCCGTTCTCCAGTTTGATGAACGCGAGGTTCTTCACGGGAAGTCCGGCCTGCACCGCGATCTCGTTCAGGCGGTTCATCTGGCCGGTGGTGATGCCGGCGAAGCCCTTGGCATTGATGGCGCGCACCACGCCGCCGCCGTCCAGCGTGCCACGGAAGATCTTGAACTCGGTGGCCGCGAAGACGTCCGCGAGATCAGTGATCTTCATGTCGAAGCGCGTGTCCGGCTTGTCGGATCCGTAAATGTCCTCCGCCTCGCGGTAGGTCATGCGGGGGAACGGGCTCGGCACGTCAATGCCGAGTCCCGCCTTGAACATGCCGGCCAGCAGGCCTTCCACCAGCTTGATGATGTCTTCCTGGTTGACGAAGCTTGCCTCGATG is from Luteolibacter yonseiensis and encodes:
- a CDS encoding YiiD C-terminal domain-containing protein, with translation MSNETLRRETEAFFHAQIPITRAMGVAVERFDAEALILTAPLAVNHNHLGTAFGGSLSSIATLAGYGVLWMLLDDRNCHIVVKSSSVEYLCPVHGDIRAIARCPDETTFAAFKNRFGKKGKARIRLHVTIEEGGETCVGFEGIFVALKE
- a CDS encoding WD40 repeat domain-containing protein produces the protein MRFFPNQITLIAGCIWVSAVAPGHGKLSEADLVRLASVIPYVSYQDVLHDRPPSEPIDDVALRETLAKPMEMAEMKRLVDHSDPRVRMLALLKLYRSGDPQAFRSIHTRSGDPGITFPAIPFFGSSASLSLDTEAENREPEVEEEKVGDVVRMMLANVGFHGNVDFEEWSAPRLGNPDWLGWYEFKLRQIMRGSFSVRERMAGCILAVDDLLENRPFAVRAWLAFGHADDLLMIPEENTLFGTREDLIAMAKRLGPDALLAFLTDGTRAGLQNPKLDDPERGKRFLLLNAKEIFRKQDAPALRGLGHFIAAADVDPEMAGVWLREACREWNRDSQGWDRARAMAALLDLRGAQERNFVVKWFYQLETQQTGSTAESVFIKEYRRRAPQDWRESVKELVAHEGFERMNPLETIHLARLVNELGGKTVVEEMACKEENESEIRNLLREHFGLPGISIKRIRPFSGPSIEPAWEVPVEEPTTSLALSPDGRWLAVAERTGRVRVHDATDGKVVGETKVAGEGPMVSFRISDGALLIRNPNGSLMSTLQVDPVKLLQTVKLNGMPLDESVIDAKGRWLASREANDIGISVWDLENKALAWNKKMPIRGLGMISMADDGSRFAVSDGFNRLIHLFEPGNGTPVAVLRGHSDVPQQAAFSPDGKWLVTVGEETRVLLWDARTGQSLDGWVNTTSHAAAVEFSPDSASFYLEGGMDQIARVDVKSGISSKSLTYTGNWVSSMVAVEDGLFALIGKPGSVRGYGSLVRWRFSGKQALPPSR
- the aspS gene encoding aspartate--tRNA ligase, whose amino-acid sequence is MRTHHCNELRESHIGQTVQLIGWVNSARDQGGVIFIDLRDREGVTQCVFRAEVSQEASDLSHKLRVEDVVQITGTVEARLKTADVDTTNDKLDTGKIEIVATELIIVNKADVLPFQLDKELSNEDLRMKYRYLDLRRARMSKNIRQRSVITSAARRYLDESGFFEIETPILSNPTPEGARDFLVPSRLNPGRFYALPQAPQQYKQLLMVAGLEKYFQIARCFRDEDLRADRQPEFTQIDIEASFVNQEDIIKLVEGLLAGMFKAGLGIDVPSPFPRMTYREAEDIYGSDKPDTRFDMKITDLADVFAATEFKIFRGTLDGGGVVRAINAKGFAGITTGQMNRLNEIAVQAGLPVKNLAFIKLENGEYKSPLWKIFTDSEKEAVIAKLDLADGDIVFFAAGSRESVSTILGRVRTECAVMMELNNDPTKFNFLWVVDFPLLAHDEESGHWVAVHHPFTRPHPDDIEKLDAGDYANVRAVAYDVVLNGYELGGGSIRIHEKDLQSKMFSVLGVGPEEQQVKFGHLLDAFRFGAPPHGGLALGLDRIAMLVAGEDSIREVIAFPKNNKGADLMAQSPCTIEHKLLREVYVQSTYKDPKLATEAKA